In Odontesthes bonariensis isolate fOdoBon6 chromosome 22, fOdoBon6.hap1, whole genome shotgun sequence, one genomic interval encodes:
- the man1b1a gene encoding endoplasmic reticulum mannosyl-oligosaccharide 1,2-alpha-mannosidase translates to MFPPPRKDFIALTLSDPESRTYNNGKHRRQSCWRKWKQLSRLQRSLILFLLALLLILGLLSYPSFTEQWRGLSDKEDWLELNDRGLNVHPPDLKPELNPAAAKAPVPVVGPHLEPAAGPDAIAEPRAPNVPILAKPPVKRKPPPNRRGPPSLQKDGNVSDIIGGEKQAQVVQDEEEEDKEKKIVSWRGAMIEADQATEPPPSAVEKEAAAPAAATNPAAVAPPEVSTGITDRLEAVRDAFRHAWKGYKDYAWGHDELKPISKSFGEWFGLGLTLIDSLDTMWILGLKEEFAEARDWVEKELSFNKNVDVNLFETTIRVLGGLLSTYHLTGDQIFLDKAKDLGSRLMPAFKTPSKIPFSDVNIGKGTAHPPRWTSDSTLAEVTSIQLEFRELSHLTQDPQYQDVANEVMRLVHKLPGKHDGLVPMFINTNSGQFTHKGVFTLGARADSYYEYLLKQWIQGGKTEDDLLEDYLQAVEGVKKHLVGHTGPSKLTFIGELSHNRFNPKMDHLVCFLPGTLALGAHNGLPGDHMDLAVKLMETCHQMYKQMETGLSPEIAHFNLQAIENHDVIVKPADRHNLLRPETVESLFYMYRFTKDTKYRDWGWEILQSFNKYTKVPDGGYTSINNVRDPANPLPRDKMESFFLGETLKYFYLLFSDDMELLSLDKYVFNTEAHPLPIWPSPPK, encoded by the exons AAATGGAAGCAGCTGTCTCGTCTCCAGCGAAGCCTCATCCTGTTCCTGCTGGCTCTGCTGCTCATTTTAGGACTGCTCTCTTATCCCAGCTTCACAGAGCAGTGGCGAG GATTGTCTGACAAGGAGGACTGGCTGGAGCTGAACGACCGAGGCCTAAACGTCCATCCTCCAGACCTGAAGCCCGAGTTGAATCCAGCTGCAGCTAAAGCTCCGGTTCCTGTGGTAGGGCCACATCTGGAGCCAGCTGCGGGCCCGGATGCTATCGCAGAGCCAAGAGCACCAAATGTTCCGATTTTGGCCAAACCTCCCGTTAAG AGAAAACCGCCtccaaacagaagaggtcccccGAGCCTCCAGAAAGATGGAAATGTTTCAGACATAATTGGGGGAGAAAAACAAGCCCAAGTGGTtcaagatgaagaggaggaggacaaagaaaagaaaattgtcAG CTGGAGAGGAGCAATGATCGAAGCTGACCAGGCTACAGAGCCTCCACCCTCAGCCGTAGAGAAAGAAGCTGCAGCGCCCGCTGCAGCCACCAACCCTGCAGCCGTCGCCCCACCGGAAG TTTCAACTGGAATCACAGACAGACTGGAGGCGGTACGAGATGCCTTCAGACATGCATGGAAAGGATATAAGGACTACGCCTGGGGTCACGATGAGCTCAAGCCCATCTCAAAGTCTTTTGGGGAATGGTTCGGACTGGGTTTGACATTGATCGACTCTTTGGACACCATGTGGATTCTGGGCCTAAAAGAAG AATTTGCAGAAGCAAGGGACTGGGTAGAGAAGGAGCTCTCCTTCAACAAGAATGTGGATGTGAATCTTTTTGAAACGACCATCCGTGTGCTCGGGGGGCTGCTGAGCACCTACCATCTGACGGGAGACCAGATATTCTTAGATAAAGCT AAAGACCTTGGGTCCAGATTAATGCCAGCCTTCAAAACGCCCTCAAAGATCCCGTTCTCAGATGTCAACATTGGGAAGGGAACAGCACATCCACCCAGATGGACGTCAGACAGCACACTCGCCGAAGTCACAAGCATTCAGCTGGAATTTAGGGAGCTGAGTCATCTCACCCAGGACCCACAGTATCAG GATGTTGCGAATGAGGTAATGAGGCTTGTCCACAAGCTGCCCGGCAAACACGACGGCTTGGTGCCCATGTTCATCAACACCAACAGCGGGCAGTTCACCCACAAAGGAGTCTTCACGCTCGGTGCCAGGGCAGACAGCTACTACGAATACCTGCTGAAACAGTGGATCCAGGGGGGCAAGACGGAAGACGA TTTGCTGGAGGACTACCTTCAGGCGGTGGAGGGAGTGAAAAAACACCTCGTAGGGCACACGGGGCCCAGCAAGTTGACCTTTATTGGAGAGCTGTCTCACAACCGCTTCAACCCTAAGATG GATCACCTGGTGTGCTTTCTGCCGGGGACTCTGGCCCTGGGGGCCCACAACGGCCTCCCAGGGGACCACATGGATCTGGCTGTGAAGCTGATGGAGACCTGTCACCAGATGTACAAACAGATGGAGACTGGGCTCAGTCCGGAGATCGCACACTTTAACTTGCAGGCCATTGAGAACCATGATGTTATTGTCAAG CCTGCAGACAGACACAACCTGCTGAGACCAGAAACGGTGGAGAGTCTGTTCTACATGTACAGATTCACCAAGGACACCAAGTACAGAGACTGGGGCTGGGAGATCCTGCAGAGCTTCAATAAGTACACCAAG GTCCCTGATGGTGGCTACACATCCATAAACAATGTCCGTGACCCCGCCAACCCTTTGCCCCGGGACAAGATGGAGAGTTTCTTCCTGGGCGAGACGCTGAAATACTTCTATCTGCTCTTCTCTGATGACATGGAGCTGCTCAGTCTAGACAAGTATGTCTTCAACACAGAGGCCCATCCTCTTCCCATTTGGCCCTCTCCGCCTAAGTGA